AGTCCGTGTCGTCATAGTGACGGGAGAAGGGAAGGCCTTTGTGGCAGGGGCAGATATTCTGGAGATGAAGGACCTGACGGCCCTCGAGGGTATGGCCTTCTCAGCGAGGGGGCACGAGGCGTTCGCCACCCTCGAGAACATGGAGAAACCGGTGATAGCCGCAGTGAACGGGTTCGCCCTGGGTGGCGGGTTCGAAGTGGCTCTCGCCTGCGACATCATATACGCCTCAGACAAGGCAAAGGTTGGTTTTCCCGAAACGGGCCTGGGAATACATCCCGGGTTCGGGGGAACGCAGCGGACGGCAAAACTCGTCGGGCTGGCTAAGGCGAAGGAACTCATCTTCACGGCAAAGACGATCGGAGCCGCCGAGGCTTACGAGATGGGCCTTCTGAACAAGGTCCTGCCAGATGACCAGCTGATGCCCGAGGTGATGGCACTGGCCGCCAAAATAAGCGCCAACGGGCCCTTCGCGGTCAGACTGGCGAAGGAATGCGTCAACAAGAGCCTCTCTCTCGATAACAAGGAAGGGCTCACCCTCGAGGCAAAGGACTTCGGGCTCTGCTTTGCCACGAAGGACCAAAAAGAGGGCATGACGGCATTCGTCGAAAAAAGAAAAGCCACCTTCAAGGGTGAATAAAACATATAAGGAGGACACTGTGAAGATAGCGGTTTGTTTGAAACAGGTTCCTGATACCGAAGCAGAGATCAAATGGGATATCCCGAAGGGAGCCCTGAGCAGGGACGGAATGGATTCCATCACGAATCCCTTCGATGAGTTCGCGCTTGAGGAAGCACTGCTTACGAAGGAGAACTATGATGGCGAGA
This DNA window, taken from Syntrophorhabdus sp., encodes the following:
- a CDS encoding crotonase, whose product is MEFKNLVVEKKDGIAILKFNRPKALNALNSETLVELKAAGEALNADSEVRVVIVTGEGKAFVAGADILEMKDLTALEGMAFSARGHEAFATLENMEKPVIAAVNGFALGGGFEVALACDIIYASDKAKVGFPETGLGIHPGFGGTQRTAKLVGLAKAKELIFTAKTIGAAEAYEMGLLNKVLPDDQLMPEVMALAAKISANGPFAVRLAKECVNKSLSLDNKEGLTLEAKDFGLCFATKDQKEGMTAFVEKRKATFKGE